Proteins co-encoded in one Anabas testudineus chromosome 8, fAnaTes1.2, whole genome shotgun sequence genomic window:
- the slc25a23b gene encoding calcium-binding mitochondrial carrier protein SCaMC-3b, translating to MDVDQDRFCAWTQRGGNENGDSGTSLDPDQERRYAELFQQLDLNKDGRVDISELRTGLAACGLHRREAEEIVLESDINHDGLLDFDEFSQYLRAHEKRLRIMFHSLDHNNDGQIDVGEIQHSLHKLGVEVTMEQASRILQSMDRDGTMTIDWNEWRDHFLFNPFHNMQEIAHYWKHSHMFDIGEQLTVPDEFSEQERKSGLVWRQLVAGAMAGAVSRTGTAPLDRLKVFLQVHGATSRGINLWTGLRGMVHEGGVFSLWRGNGINVLKIAPESAIKFMAYEQIKWLIRGSKEGGNLRVQERFIAGSLAGATAQTIIYPMEVLKTRLTLRKTGQYSGMADCARQILKTEGVKAFYRGYLPNTMGIIPYAGIDLAVYETLKNAWLQRYCVESADPGVLVLLGCGTISSTCGQLASYPLALIRTRMQAQAISEDKPKLTMVGQFKYIISHEGVLGLYRGITPNFLKVIPAVSISYVVYEHMKKVLGVGY from the exons ATGGACGTAGACCAGGACCGGTTCTGCGCCTGGACACAACGAGGAGGAAACGAGAACGGAGACAGCGGAACGTCTCTGGACCCGGACCAGGAGAGGAGGTACGCGGAGCTGTTCCAGCAGCTGGACCTGAATAAAGATGGCAGAGTAGACATCAGTGAGCTGAGGACCGGACTGGCAGCTTGTGGTTTACACAGGAGAGAGGCCGAGGAG ATAGTCCTTGAGAGTGACATCAACCATGATGGTTTGCTGGACTTTGATGAGTTCTCTCAGTACCTCCGAGCTCATGAGAAGAGGCTTCGAATCATGTTCCACAGCCTTGACCACAACAATGATG gTCAGATTGATGTGGGAGAGATCCAGCATTCACTGCACAAGCTTGGAGTAGAGGTCACTATGGAACAGGCATCCAGAATACTACAGAG TATGGACAGAGATGGCACTATGACCATTGACTGGAATGAATGGCGCGATCACTTCCTGTTTAACCCTTTCCACAACATGCAGGAGATTGCCCACTATTGGAAACACTCCCAT ATGTTTGACATTGGAGAACAACTGACAGTGCCAGATGAGTTCTCAGAGCAGGAGCGGAAGTCAGGTCTTGTGTGGAGGCAACTGGTTGCTGGAGCCATGGCAGGAGCGGTGTCCCGGACGGGAACGGCTCCTCTAGACCGCCTCAAAGTGTTCCTGCAG gTCCACGGTGCTACATCTCGGGGGATTAATCTCTGGACTGGACTAAGGGGAATGGTCCATGAGGGaggtgttttctctctgtggaggGGAAATGGCATCAATGTTCTCAAGATTGCCCCTGAATCTGCCATTAAGTTTATGGCCTATGAACAG ATCAAGTGGCTGATCCGTGGCAGTAAGGAAGGGGGCAATTTAAGAGTACAAGAGAGGTTCATTGCTGGCTCTCTGGCAGGAGCTACTGCCCAGACCATCATCTATCCTATGGAG GTGCTGAAGACGCGTCTTACGTTACGAAAAACAGGACAATACTCAGGTATGGCTGACTGTGCCAGGCAGATCCTGAAGACTGAGGGGGTCAAAGCTTTCTACCGGGGCTACCTGCCAAATACAATGGGAATCATCCCCTACGCTGGCATTGACTTGGCTGTGTatgag ACTCTGAAGAATGCATGGCTCCAGAGGTACTGTGTAGAATCAGCAGATCCAGGAGTTTTGGTCCTGCTGGGTTGTGGTACCATCTCCAGCACCTGTGGCCAGCTGGCATCCTATCCCCTAGCTCTCATCCGCACACGCATGCAGGCACAAG CCATCAGTGAGGATAAACCCAAGCTGACTATGGTGGGCCAGTTCAAATATATCATATCCCATGAAGGTGTACTAGGTCTATATCGCGGCATCACTCCTAACTTCCTCAAAGTAATTCCTGCTGTCAGCATCTCCTACGTGGTGTATGAGCACATGAAGAAAGTCCTTGGGGTGGGTTACTAG
- the gps1 gene encoding COP9 signalosome complex subunit 1 — protein sequence MPLPVQVFNFQGSVEPMQIDADPQEDPQNAPDTNYTVENPTLDLEQYATSYSGLMRIERLQFIAEHCPQLRVEALKMALTFVQRTFNVDTYEEIHRKLTEATREVQGVPDTVPEGGVVPPPLDSAWAESTRKKALLKLEKLDTDLKNYKGNSIKESIRRGHDDLGDHYLDCGDLSNALKCYSRARDYCTSAKHVINMCLNVIKVSVYLQNWSHVLSYVNKAESTPEIAEQRGERDGQNQAVLTKLKCAAGLAELASRKYKPAAKCFLQASFDHCDCPELLSPSNVAVYGGLCALATFDRQELQRNVISSSSFKLFLELEPQIRDIIFKFYESKYASCLKLLDEMKDNLLLDMYLAPHVKTLYSQIRNRALIQYFSPYVSADMTKMAQAFNTTVAALEDELTQLILEGLINARIDSHSKILYARDVDQRSTTFEKSLHMGKEFQRRAKAMILRAAVLRNQIHVKSPPREGSQGELTPANSQTRMSTNM from the exons atgccTTTACCTGTGCAAGTGTTTAATTTTCAG GGGTCAGTGGAGCCCATGCAGATTGATGCAGACCCCCAGGAGGACCCGCAGAATGCTCCAGACACCAACTACACAGTGGAGAACCCAACACTG gACCTGGAGCAGTATGCAACCAGCTACAGTGGATTAATGCGCATCGAGAGGCTTCAGTTTATTGCTGAGCATTGTCCTCAGCTCCGCGTGGAGGCCCTGAAGATGGCCCTAACCTTTGTCCAGAGGACCTTCAATGTCGACACTTATGAAGAAATCCACCGTAAACTCACTGAGGCTACAAG GGAAGTGCAGGGTGTGCCTGACACAGTGCCAGAAGGTGGGGTTGTTCCTCCTCCCCTGGACTCTGCCTGGGCCGAGTCCACCAGGAAAAAGGCCCTGCTCAAATTGGAGAAACTGGATACTGATCTTAAGAACTACAAGGGAAACTCTATTAAAGAGAGCATCAG GAGAGGCCATGATGACTTGGGGGACCATTATCTGGACTGTGGTGACCTCAGTAATGCCCTCAAGTGCTATTCCCGAGCCAGAGACTACTGCACTAGTGCTAAGCATGTCATTaacatgtgtctgaatgtgaTCAAG GTTAGTGTTTACCTCCAGAACTGGTCCCATGTATTGAGCTATGTCAACAAGGCAGAATCCACGCCAGAAATAGCAGAG caaagaggagagagagatggccAAAATCAAGCAGTCCTCACGAAATTAAAGTGTGCCGCAG gCTTGGCAGAGTTGGCCTCCCGAAAATACAAACCTGCTGCCAAGTGCTTCCTGCAGGCTTCTTTTGATCACTGTGACTGTCCAGAG CTTCTATCACCCAGTAATGTAGCGGTGTATGGGGGCCTGTGTGCTTTGGCCACTTTTGACCGGCAGGAGCTTCAACGCAATGTAATTTCAAGCAG CTCCTTTAAGTTATTTCTAGAGTTGGAACCCCAGATCCGTGACATTATCTTCAAGTTCTACGAGTCCAAGTATGCGTCCTGTCTAAAGCTGCTGGATGAAATGAAG GATAATCTGCTGTTGGATATGTACCTGGCACCGCATGTTAAGACACTGTACAGCCAGATTAGGAACAGAGCTCTCATTCAG TATTTCAGCCCCTACGTGTCAGCAGACATGACTAAGATGGCTCAGGCCTTCAACACCACAGTAGCAGCTCTGGAAGACGAGCTCACCCAGCTCATATTGGAGGGGCTCATCAACGCAAGGATCGACTCCCATAGCAAG ATTCTGTATGCGAGGGATGTGGACCAGAGGAGCACCACGTTTGAGAAATCGCTCCATATGGGCAAAGAGTTTCAGAGGCGAGCCAAAGCCATGATCCTCCGAGCCGCTGTGCTCCGCAACCAGATCCATGTAAAG TCCCCACCCAGAGAGGGCAGCCAGGGTGAACTCACACCAGCCAACAGCCAAACCAGAATGAGCACCAACATGTGA